One Tumebacillus amylolyticus DNA segment encodes these proteins:
- a CDS encoding FMN-binding glutamate synthase family protein: MVNTLLMILILILIAVPATLSIQLYLVSRKAQHSIIRQHPYLGWIRYLLEKLGPEFRQYWFDDDNAGKPFSRAEFVGLVFSAKYRQDLISFGSKRDFDQPGYYIANDMFPLLTNELHVNNAEVVQAKKYVIHKEGIFSRKEKMITDESPKWLYDDSDTLIVGGDRSHPWHLSGMFGASATSYGAVGENYILSTGHGAAMAGGSWINTGEGGVVEEHLASGVDIVAQIGPGMFGYRDENGQFSLDEFRAKAATPNIKAFELKMAQGAKIRGGHLEGSKVNAKIAAVRKVPVGKTINSPNRFPFLTNAEEMLEFVQLLQAEGGKPVGVKIVVGQQAKLELFFQTMIDMNVYPDFITVDGGEGGSGATYKAMADSMGLPLFPALLTVVDTALHYGIRDKFKIFASGKLISPDKVAIALAIGADAVNSARGFMMANGCIMALQCHTGKCPAGITTTDPKYQDALVPEEKQWRVMNYLLSMRYSLFALAAACGLDSPRKFTREHIVYNNQYGQSVQLQHLFPYPEAEQKPEPKPETNAS; the protein is encoded by the coding sequence TTGGTCAACACATTACTCATGATCCTCATTCTGATTCTGATCGCTGTTCCCGCAACACTTTCCATCCAACTCTACCTCGTTTCGCGCAAGGCGCAGCACTCCATCATTCGTCAGCATCCCTACCTCGGTTGGATTCGGTACCTCTTAGAAAAACTCGGCCCGGAATTCCGCCAGTATTGGTTTGACGACGACAACGCGGGCAAGCCGTTCTCGCGTGCTGAATTCGTCGGCCTCGTGTTCTCCGCGAAGTACCGTCAAGACCTCATCTCCTTTGGCTCCAAACGTGACTTCGACCAACCCGGCTACTACATCGCCAATGACATGTTCCCCCTGCTCACCAACGAACTTCACGTCAACAACGCCGAAGTTGTCCAAGCCAAGAAATACGTCATTCATAAGGAAGGCATTTTCTCCCGCAAGGAAAAAATGATCACCGACGAGTCTCCAAAATGGCTCTATGATGACTCCGACACCCTCATCGTCGGCGGAGATCGCAGCCATCCTTGGCACCTAAGCGGCATGTTCGGCGCCTCTGCAACCTCCTACGGCGCAGTCGGGGAGAACTACATCCTCTCCACCGGCCACGGTGCAGCGATGGCCGGAGGTTCTTGGATCAACACCGGCGAGGGCGGCGTGGTCGAAGAACACTTGGCGTCCGGCGTCGACATCGTAGCGCAGATCGGGCCCGGCATGTTCGGATACCGCGATGAAAACGGGCAGTTCTCCCTCGACGAGTTCCGTGCCAAAGCCGCGACCCCGAACATCAAAGCGTTCGAACTCAAAATGGCGCAAGGTGCCAAGATTCGCGGCGGTCACCTCGAAGGCAGCAAAGTCAACGCCAAGATCGCGGCGGTCCGCAAAGTTCCGGTAGGCAAGACGATCAACTCGCCGAACCGTTTCCCGTTTCTCACCAACGCCGAAGAGATGCTCGAATTCGTCCAACTCCTGCAAGCAGAAGGCGGCAAACCGGTCGGAGTCAAGATCGTGGTTGGGCAACAGGCCAAGTTGGAGCTGTTCTTCCAGACGATGATCGACATGAACGTCTACCCCGATTTCATCACCGTTGATGGCGGTGAAGGAGGTTCCGGTGCCACGTACAAAGCGATGGCAGACTCGATGGGTCTCCCGCTCTTCCCGGCTTTGCTCACGGTCGTTGATACCGCCCTGCACTACGGCATCCGCGACAAATTCAAAATCTTCGCATCCGGCAAGCTCATCTCGCCCGACAAAGTTGCCATCGCACTCGCCATCGGGGCAGACGCTGTCAACTCGGCACGCGGGTTTATGATGGCAAACGGCTGCATCATGGCGCTCCAATGCCACACCGGCAAGTGCCCGGCCGGCATCACGACCACCGATCCCAAGTACCAAGACGCCCTCGTCCCCGAGGAAAAACAATGGCGCGTCATGAACTACCTCCTCTCGATGCGCTACAGCCTCTTCGCACTCGCCGCCGCCTGCGGACTCGACAGCCCGCGTAAATTCACCCGTGAGCATATCGTCTACAACAACCAATACGGCCAATCCGTGCAACTGCAACACCTCTTCCCCTATCCGGAAGCCGAACAAAAACCGGAACCCAAACCCGAAACCAACGCCTCCTAA
- a CDS encoding dienelactone hydrolase family protein, with protein sequence MTLHTEWIRTEQDGQEISLYTARLENAKTPLPVVMVIQEIWGTDEHIQHVTRRFAEAGYLAVAPDLYYEGAGKHKPGLSPERIEATKKFLDTIPHTAWFNDEERATELAKLPEPERSEVTETMTNLFSGMANGPVFLATLKASLAFLNSYEHSQGQRVASVGFCMGGALSSALANHADLAGAVVFYGRLNPENAENVSCPVLGFFGENDPNINGMIPEYAQAMQAAGKEFEYQVYPGASHAFFNDTRVTYDVDAARDALAQTLEFFRMVLVQA encoded by the coding sequence ATGACCTTACATACCGAATGGATTCGCACCGAGCAAGACGGACAAGAGATTTCGCTGTACACCGCACGTCTGGAAAACGCTAAAACGCCGCTTCCGGTCGTCATGGTGATTCAAGAGATCTGGGGGACGGATGAGCACATCCAGCATGTGACCCGTCGTTTTGCAGAAGCGGGTTATCTGGCTGTGGCGCCGGACTTGTACTACGAGGGCGCAGGCAAGCACAAACCGGGTCTGTCGCCGGAGCGCATCGAAGCGACCAAGAAATTCCTCGATACGATCCCGCACACGGCATGGTTTAACGACGAGGAGCGTGCAACGGAGCTTGCGAAACTGCCGGAACCGGAGCGTTCCGAAGTTACGGAGACGATGACCAATTTGTTCAGCGGCATGGCGAACGGTCCGGTGTTCCTCGCGACGTTGAAAGCATCGCTTGCCTTCTTGAATTCGTATGAGCACAGCCAAGGGCAAAGAGTCGCTTCTGTCGGTTTCTGTATGGGCGGGGCGCTGTCTTCGGCGCTGGCGAACCATGCGGATCTCGCGGGGGCGGTTGTGTTCTACGGTCGTCTGAACCCGGAGAACGCGGAGAATGTTTCGTGCCCGGTGCTCGGCTTCTTCGGCGAGAACGACCCGAACATCAACGGCATGATTCCGGAGTATGCACAAGCGATGCAAGCTGCGGGCAAAGAGTTCGAATACCAAGTCTATCCGGGCGCAAGTCATGCGTTCTTCAACGACACTCGCGTCACGTACGATGTAGACGCGGCGCGTGATGCACTCGCGCAAACGCTCGAGTTCTTCCGCATGGTGCTGGTACAGGCGTAA
- the thrS gene encoding threonine--tRNA ligase: MSNAVQEQIKIQLKDGSVKEFASGTTLLDIAGALSSSLKKNVVVGKIDGKLVDLTTPVTQDAKVELFTYEDAEGIDTLRHSSAHLMAQAVARLWPEVKFAIGPVIEDGFYYDFSGRSFHPEDLAKIEAEMAKIVKEDLPIRREEIGREAALKMFEERGDNFKVEIIRDLPEDVVLSIYHQGEFTDLCTGPHLPSTGRTKQFKLLSIAGAYWRGNSDNEMLQRIYATAWPKQAQLDEYLQRLEEAKRRDHRRIGKEQRLFTTAKEVGQGLPLWLPNGAKIRRSIERYIVDLEESLGYDHVYTPHLGSVELYKISGHWDHYHEDMYPPIKLDNEELVLRPMNCPHHMMVYKADMHSYRDLPIRIAELGMMHRYEASGALSGLQRVRAMTLNDAHIFCRPDQIKVEFKKVVELVQRVYKDFKMGEYKFRLSYRDPKNTEKYFQDDEMWEKAQSMLKEAMDELGLEYFEAEGEAAFYGPKLDVQVKTAIGKEETLSTVQLDFLLPQRFELEYIGEDGQKHRPVVIHRGIVSTMERMTAHLIEVYEGAFPTWLSPVQARVMTISQNQQEYAEQVVEYLRSKKIRVELDVRNEKIGYKIREAQVGKIPFMLVIGGQEAENGSVSVRQRGEGDKGSMKFEEAAQYILDSIESKN; encoded by the coding sequence ATGTCGAACGCAGTTCAAGAACAAATCAAGATCCAGCTCAAGGATGGCTCTGTAAAAGAGTTCGCATCCGGCACCACCCTGCTGGACATCGCAGGCGCCCTGTCGTCAAGCCTCAAGAAAAACGTCGTCGTCGGTAAAATCGACGGCAAATTGGTCGACTTGACCACCCCGGTCACCCAAGATGCGAAAGTCGAACTGTTCACCTACGAAGACGCGGAAGGCATCGACACCCTCCGCCACTCCTCCGCCCACCTCATGGCGCAAGCAGTTGCCCGCCTGTGGCCGGAAGTGAAATTCGCAATCGGCCCGGTCATCGAAGACGGTTTCTACTACGACTTCTCCGGCCGTTCCTTCCATCCGGAAGACCTCGCGAAAATCGAAGCGGAGATGGCGAAGATCGTCAAAGAAGACCTGCCGATCCGCCGCGAAGAAATCGGCCGTGAAGCGGCTCTGAAAATGTTCGAAGAGCGCGGTGACAACTTCAAAGTGGAGATCATCCGCGACCTGCCGGAAGACGTCGTGCTCTCGATCTACCACCAAGGCGAGTTCACCGACCTCTGCACCGGCCCGCACTTGCCGTCCACCGGCCGCACCAAGCAATTCAAACTGCTCTCCATCGCGGGCGCTTACTGGCGCGGCAACTCCGACAACGAAATGTTGCAACGCATCTACGCAACCGCTTGGCCGAAGCAAGCGCAACTCGACGAATACCTGCAACGTCTCGAAGAAGCGAAGCGTCGCGACCACCGCCGCATCGGCAAAGAGCAACGCCTGTTCACCACCGCCAAGGAAGTCGGTCAAGGCCTGCCGCTCTGGCTCCCGAACGGCGCGAAGATTCGCCGCTCCATCGAGCGTTACATCGTCGATCTCGAAGAAAGCCTCGGCTACGACCATGTCTACACCCCGCACCTCGGGTCGGTTGAGCTCTACAAGATCTCCGGTCACTGGGATCACTACCATGAAGACATGTACCCGCCGATCAAACTGGACAACGAAGAACTCGTCCTGCGCCCGATGAACTGCCCGCACCACATGATGGTGTACAAAGCGGATATGCACTCCTACCGCGACCTGCCGATTCGCATCGCGGAACTTGGGATGATGCACCGTTACGAAGCATCCGGCGCGCTCTCCGGCTTGCAACGCGTGCGTGCGATGACCCTGAACGACGCGCACATCTTCTGCCGTCCGGATCAGATCAAAGTCGAGTTCAAGAAAGTCGTCGAACTCGTGCAGCGCGTCTACAAAGACTTCAAGATGGGCGAGTACAAATTCCGTCTCTCCTACCGAGATCCGAAGAACACCGAAAAGTACTTCCAAGACGACGAGATGTGGGAAAAAGCACAATCCATGCTGAAGGAAGCGATGGACGAACTCGGCCTCGAATACTTCGAAGCAGAGGGTGAAGCGGCGTTCTACGGCCCGAAACTCGACGTGCAAGTCAAGACCGCGATCGGCAAGGAAGAAACCCTCTCCACCGTTCAGCTTGACTTCCTCCTCCCGCAGCGTTTCGAGCTGGAGTACATCGGCGAAGACGGTCAGAAGCACCGCCCGGTCGTTATCCACCGTGGGATCGTGTCCACCATGGAGCGCATGACCGCGCACTTGATCGAAGTCTACGAAGGTGCGTTCCCGACCTGGCTGTCCCCGGTTCAAGCGAGAGTCATGACCATCTCGCAGAACCAACAGGAGTACGCAGAGCAAGTCGTGGAATACCTCCGTTCGAAAAAAATCCGCGTGGAACTCGATGTTCGCAACGAGAAGATCGGCTACAAGATCCGCGAAGCACAAGTCGGTAAAATTCCGTTCATGCTCGTCATCGGCGGCCAAGAAGCGGAGAACGGCTCCGTCTCCGTCCGCCAACGCGGCGAAGGCGACAAAGGCTCGATGAAGTTCGAAGAAGCAGCTCAGTACATCCTCGATTCCATCGAATCGAAAAACTAA
- a CDS encoding DUF4062 domain-containing protein: protein MLRYRYVPHIFLGSTKQDLEEMRQIVSNQTRPFATLEMMEDFPVGSNPPPETCKERLKVCDHYILLIYRRYGWIPEGSDKSITEMEYEWARELNLPIKVYIHELEDGVPHEIDHPEKLQAFIERVSLETTPRPVKSVAEFASLLLITLRDWLPLDSVGTQQVSGTVPTFAEPQNVLGDVLEDRLQELLRRRLGGDRMATWSTLQHHLTDHAGSLPRHVAAQYYLVAAQWALEDDREASEVERYFSRAIELDSQLDVRVFRANQLRKDKQYDEAMSVLSPLDQENVLQTALQILIEQGKGAEAEDLLAGAGWFEATPELSRQLAVCDLQARHFGKAQRSIERLLMQDNHSPAYSLTAGYIAYWQGMPEEFFNPKTLFPILMIPGLFTPTPEQAVYLEQALEHFNNAKQRSARNREGYVKSRMAWIVTASHLSSRWQEANREAIELLEEDPGNDSAWAYVVHYGVELDVERHVEPVQRLIQEGKASLNQIVTMAHYQIQQEDFTAARNLLDDQRIQFRRHDELGRWEALMVFVLIQSGDEAEALRVMQESENLEDPVKQRMQLNLYERQGNQEAALELAERFARASGDRIDLRNWSYIAYDTGDWNRVAPAAEAWLAQHAERQAAELYALACMHLTRYNEALETVTTHESIFPDGGNNRFVLEIKFDAYWHLGRIFDTLQTVEQLWKHAPSEVLAVRWANLFTNQGEIMQAVHVLEKSIAEGVNTPAVYATLIDLLTTRDPYQAFAYAKRALEENRDNPHLYLRAMNCAFQTGHDQEGAEIMNEYHARFPDQSDLRLMSLEDVLQRLEQNREKHTKLQKEYLSGAIPVQVFADATSQSTGAIFYHWWHSDVGEWQLPIGYGGRQAVHPMIFQNRKVVMEYSAWLSAHAMGLIPALEQGFTSFVVSPHLMDCIQADIQQLTPGQPSRVQLSQELQEILPRVKKREVQMPEMDNTVGSELPVYDMQRLLAARENEAFLVTDGFVVEVSLEGEMPAELEEQRVYVREVLAALIQMGELPETVLESAPYAGLDIRPDKVNLLHEGSRLLVDRVFLEELLETDRLQVAAEVFELLVPSDIQKSLDREIQNISQIERNVDWLHELMNQLRRLNDAGKLEYVPRVEPRENVKILSHQMVEAVGYQTESLVPYWCEDRYLNRAPLAVNLFDVLLYLLASGVILEPDYRNYMTQLYRKNTHFRVPPAFLLFGLLKQARLVNGQLVENRHLSAIRSHISSATAEKSIIGREVLNEGGATEGLLYLNHLQDVVTDTLVGLWGDREIEQVTCQAASAWLLSHAYLSLADVPHLAPHVPPDLQESGGQFRLLIKGLQLENKESYFNWLATYLEARWKHAVDSQLYLRLFLRKTGILENFRFIQDQLPESLHALLEDPAEE, encoded by the coding sequence TTGTTGCGATATCGATATGTACCTCATATTTTTTTGGGCAGTACCAAACAAGACTTGGAAGAGATGCGTCAAATCGTCTCGAATCAAACACGTCCTTTCGCAACTCTCGAAATGATGGAAGACTTCCCAGTCGGTTCGAATCCGCCCCCTGAAACATGCAAAGAGCGACTTAAAGTGTGCGATCACTACATACTCTTGATCTATCGTCGCTACGGATGGATTCCCGAGGGGTCAGACAAGTCTATCACCGAGATGGAATACGAATGGGCAAGAGAGTTGAACCTGCCGATAAAAGTTTACATACACGAACTGGAGGATGGCGTTCCCCACGAGATCGACCACCCGGAAAAATTGCAGGCCTTCATCGAGCGCGTATCGCTTGAGACGACGCCCCGACCGGTGAAATCGGTGGCGGAGTTTGCTTCGTTATTGCTTATAACTCTGCGTGATTGGCTTCCTCTGGATTCGGTTGGTACACAGCAAGTTTCCGGGACGGTGCCGACCTTCGCTGAGCCGCAGAACGTATTGGGAGACGTGTTGGAAGACCGGCTGCAGGAATTGTTGAGGCGACGCTTGGGCGGAGACAGAATGGCAACTTGGTCTACGTTGCAACATCACTTGACAGATCATGCGGGAAGCCTGCCCCGCCATGTTGCTGCCCAATATTATTTGGTAGCGGCTCAATGGGCCTTAGAGGACGACCGGGAGGCAAGCGAAGTCGAACGGTACTTTTCCAGAGCCATCGAATTAGATTCCCAGTTGGACGTTCGAGTGTTTCGTGCGAATCAATTGCGGAAGGACAAGCAGTACGATGAAGCTATGAGCGTGTTGTCTCCCTTGGATCAAGAAAACGTCTTGCAGACGGCCCTGCAGATTTTGATTGAGCAAGGCAAGGGGGCCGAGGCGGAGGATCTGCTGGCGGGTGCTGGCTGGTTTGAAGCCACCCCCGAACTCAGTCGTCAGCTTGCTGTCTGTGATCTGCAAGCCCGCCATTTTGGAAAAGCGCAACGTTCAATCGAGCGTTTGTTGATGCAGGACAATCATTCTCCTGCTTACTCTCTGACCGCAGGATACATCGCGTATTGGCAAGGGATGCCCGAGGAGTTTTTCAATCCGAAGACACTATTCCCAATTCTGATGATACCAGGCTTGTTCACGCCAACACCGGAGCAAGCTGTATATCTGGAGCAAGCACTCGAGCACTTCAACAACGCGAAACAACGGTCTGCACGTAATCGTGAAGGATACGTCAAATCGAGAATGGCTTGGATCGTGACTGCCTCGCATCTGTCTTCGCGATGGCAAGAAGCGAATCGCGAAGCTATCGAGTTGTTAGAGGAGGACCCCGGGAATGACAGCGCTTGGGCGTATGTTGTCCATTATGGTGTTGAACTGGATGTAGAACGTCATGTCGAGCCGGTACAACGGCTGATTCAAGAAGGAAAAGCCTCTCTCAACCAAATCGTGACGATGGCCCACTATCAGATTCAGCAAGAAGACTTCACAGCTGCCCGAAACCTGCTGGACGATCAACGAATACAGTTTCGCAGACACGATGAGTTAGGGCGTTGGGAAGCGCTTATGGTGTTTGTTCTGATCCAAAGTGGAGATGAAGCGGAAGCACTGCGTGTCATGCAAGAGTCAGAGAATTTGGAAGATCCGGTGAAACAGAGGATGCAACTGAATCTCTATGAACGACAAGGGAATCAGGAAGCGGCTTTGGAGCTGGCAGAGCGCTTCGCCAGGGCATCGGGAGACCGCATTGACTTGCGAAACTGGTCTTACATCGCGTATGACACAGGGGATTGGAACAGGGTAGCTCCAGCAGCAGAAGCGTGGCTCGCACAGCACGCCGAAAGACAGGCTGCTGAATTGTATGCGCTCGCTTGCATGCATCTTACACGATACAACGAGGCGTTGGAAACGGTCACAACACATGAGTCTATTTTTCCAGATGGTGGGAACAACCGTTTTGTACTTGAAATCAAGTTCGATGCTTACTGGCATCTCGGGCGGATTTTTGATACGTTGCAAACGGTTGAACAACTTTGGAAGCATGCACCCAGTGAAGTCTTGGCTGTGCGGTGGGCGAATCTGTTCACCAATCAAGGGGAGATCATGCAGGCGGTTCATGTGTTGGAAAAAAGTATTGCGGAAGGAGTAAATACCCCTGCGGTTTATGCGACATTGATCGATTTGCTTACTACTCGAGACCCTTATCAAGCATTTGCCTACGCCAAAAGGGCTTTGGAAGAGAATCGCGACAACCCACATTTGTATCTACGCGCAATGAATTGCGCGTTTCAAACGGGTCACGATCAAGAAGGCGCTGAAATTATGAATGAATACCATGCACGGTTTCCTGATCAATCTGACCTGCGCCTGATGTCCTTGGAAGATGTGCTACAACGCCTGGAGCAGAACAGGGAGAAGCATACGAAATTGCAGAAGGAGTACCTGTCAGGTGCCATACCGGTACAAGTTTTTGCAGACGCGACGTCTCAAAGTACCGGGGCAATCTTTTATCATTGGTGGCACAGCGACGTAGGTGAGTGGCAGTTGCCGATTGGGTATGGAGGTCGACAAGCCGTTCATCCGATGATCTTTCAAAATCGAAAAGTCGTGATGGAATACAGTGCTTGGCTGTCGGCGCATGCGATGGGGCTGATCCCGGCCCTTGAGCAAGGCTTTACTTCGTTTGTTGTTTCACCTCATCTGATGGACTGCATTCAAGCGGACATCCAACAACTTACGCCGGGGCAACCTTCACGGGTTCAATTATCTCAAGAGCTTCAAGAGATTTTGCCACGGGTTAAGAAGCGTGAGGTTCAAATGCCAGAAATGGACAACACGGTAGGCTCTGAACTCCCAGTTTACGATATGCAACGCTTGCTAGCTGCTCGTGAGAACGAAGCGTTCCTTGTGACCGATGGATTTGTTGTTGAAGTATCACTGGAGGGGGAAATGCCGGCTGAATTGGAGGAACAGCGTGTCTATGTGCGTGAGGTGCTCGCTGCTCTCATTCAGATGGGTGAACTTCCAGAAACAGTGTTGGAATCAGCTCCCTATGCCGGTCTGGATATTCGCCCAGACAAGGTGAACCTGTTACACGAAGGTTCTCGACTTCTGGTTGACCGGGTGTTCCTCGAGGAACTTCTGGAGACAGATCGACTGCAAGTTGCGGCTGAAGTCTTTGAATTGTTGGTTCCCTCTGATATCCAGAAGTCATTGGATCGTGAGATTCAAAATATCTCGCAAATTGAACGAAATGTTGATTGGCTGCACGAACTGATGAACCAACTCAGACGCTTAAATGATGCCGGGAAATTGGAATACGTGCCGCGAGTGGAACCCAGAGAGAACGTGAAAATTCTTTCCCATCAAATGGTCGAGGCGGTAGGCTATCAGACCGAATCTCTCGTCCCGTACTGGTGTGAGGATCGTTATTTAAATCGTGCTCCTTTAGCGGTGAACCTGTTCGACGTATTGCTCTATTTGCTAGCCAGTGGTGTGATTTTGGAACCTGATTATCGAAACTACATGACCCAGTTGTATCGAAAAAACACCCACTTTCGTGTGCCCCCAGCCTTCCTCCTTTTTGGTCTCCTCAAGCAAGCACGCTTGGTAAATGGACAGCTTGTGGAGAACCGACATTTGAGTGCCATTCGTTCCCACATCTCCAGTGCGACCGCGGAGAAGTCGATCATAGGACGAGAAGTGCTGAACGAGGGGGGCGCTACAGAGGGTCTATTGTATTTGAACCATTTGCAGGATGTGGTCACCGATACCTTGGTGGGCCTCTGGGGTGACCGGGAGATTGAACAGGTTACCTGTCAAGCGGCCTCAGCTTGGCTTCTATCACATGCATATTTGAGCCTTGCTGATGTTCCACACCTCGCACCTCATGTACCACCAGATTTGCAGGAAAGTGGGGGCCAATTCAGGCTCCTCATCAAAGGGCTGCAGTTGGAGAACAAGGAGTCGTATTTCAATTGGCTGGCGACCTATCTGGAAGCTAGATGGAAGCACGCAGTGGACAGCCAACTTTACCTGCGTTTGTTCCTGCGCAAAACCGGTATTCTTGAGAATTTCCGTTTCATACAGGATCAATTGCCAGAGAGTTTGCATGCGCTTTTGGAAGATCCCGCAGAGGAATAA
- a CDS encoding GerMN domain-containing protein — MKKWNWVLPLLVAVALTGCGSQTSSVKDGHPPDTTTQPPASNSAVVPNPPPTQTTPPPKADVPDQDKVQVAVYKSDANATKLVKETATIAKMSSDSKRAAVIFGLLKEGNPSTKTIATVPAKVELLSATVEGGTLTLNFNDEATRLQGSTTETMFVDAVNKTMFDDFQNVTKIKYQINGKDAEVLTQLVVKDGFKR; from the coding sequence ATGAAGAAATGGAATTGGGTACTGCCGTTGCTGGTTGCTGTGGCGTTGACCGGGTGTGGAAGCCAGACTTCCAGTGTGAAGGATGGCCATCCGCCCGATACGACGACGCAACCCCCGGCTTCGAACTCTGCGGTGGTCCCCAACCCGCCGCCGACGCAAACGACCCCGCCTCCAAAGGCGGATGTCCCGGATCAAGACAAAGTGCAGGTGGCGGTGTATAAGTCGGATGCCAACGCCACCAAACTCGTCAAAGAAACGGCGACGATCGCCAAAATGTCCAGCGACAGCAAGCGGGCTGCCGTGATTTTTGGTCTGCTGAAGGAAGGCAACCCGTCGACGAAAACCATCGCCACGGTGCCGGCCAAAGTCGAACTGCTCAGCGCGACGGTTGAGGGTGGGACGCTGACGCTCAACTTCAACGACGAAGCGACCCGTCTGCAAGGCAGCACCACGGAGACGATGTTCGTAGACGCGGTGAACAAGACGATGTTCGACGACTTCCAAAACGTGACCAAGATCAAGTACCAAATCAACGGCAAAGACGCGGAAGTGTTGACGCAGTTGGTGGTGAAGGACGGGTTCAAGCGCTAG
- a CDS encoding SDR family oxidoreductase, translating to MSWESERVQDVYFFTGFPGFIATRLIRRLVELNAGAQFRLLVHPSQRERAERERATLGSAEQFQIVEGDITREGLALTSEKSDALRGCVTYVFHLAAVYDLAVPKDLAYDVNVNGTRNVNTFVKSLPQLKRYVYFSTAYVSGDRTGRVLETELVKGQNFKNHYESTKYEAEVLVQSVREQVPLTIIRPGVVMGDSKTGETPKFDGPYFVMRFLDKFASLPIPYVGRGDVLMNLVPVDYVVEATCCLAHVESGEGKVYHLTDPRPYTAKQAYELICRELLGKPPVWTLPSGLVYGALSIPAFRKWVQVERETIAYFQEQSVYDASQAERDLAAQGIQCPDLREYMGREVAYYKEHREDREKLIAVR from the coding sequence GTGAGTTGGGAGAGTGAACGTGTGCAGGATGTGTATTTTTTCACCGGGTTTCCGGGGTTTATTGCAACGCGGTTGATCCGTCGTCTCGTGGAGTTGAACGCAGGTGCGCAGTTTCGTCTGTTGGTGCATCCGAGCCAGCGTGAGCGCGCCGAACGCGAGCGAGCAACCTTGGGCTCGGCGGAGCAGTTTCAGATCGTCGAGGGCGACATCACGCGGGAAGGTCTGGCTCTGACTTCTGAAAAAAGCGACGCCCTTCGCGGGTGCGTCACGTATGTGTTCCATTTGGCGGCCGTCTACGACCTTGCCGTGCCGAAAGATTTGGCTTACGACGTCAACGTGAACGGCACGCGCAACGTCAACACGTTTGTCAAAAGCTTGCCTCAGTTGAAGCGCTACGTCTATTTCAGCACCGCCTATGTGTCGGGAGATCGCACGGGGCGGGTGTTGGAGACGGAACTTGTGAAGGGTCAGAATTTTAAAAACCACTACGAGTCCACCAAGTACGAAGCCGAAGTGCTCGTGCAGTCGGTGAGGGAACAAGTTCCGTTGACGATCATCCGTCCGGGCGTGGTGATGGGGGATTCCAAGACGGGGGAGACGCCGAAGTTTGACGGGCCGTACTTCGTCATGCGCTTCCTCGACAAGTTTGCTTCACTGCCGATCCCGTATGTGGGGCGCGGGGATGTGCTGATGAACCTCGTGCCGGTCGATTATGTTGTGGAAGCAACGTGTTGCCTCGCGCACGTAGAATCTGGGGAGGGCAAGGTCTACCACTTGACCGACCCGCGCCCGTACACCGCGAAGCAAGCGTATGAGCTGATCTGTCGCGAACTGCTCGGCAAGCCGCCGGTTTGGACGCTTCCGTCGGGTTTGGTGTACGGGGCGTTGTCGATTCCGGCGTTTCGGAAATGGGTGCAAGTGGAGCGCGAAACGATTGCCTACTTCCAAGAGCAGTCGGTGTACGATGCGTCGCAAGCAGAACGCGATCTCGCGGCACAAGGGATTCAGTGCCCGGATCTGCGGGAGTATATGGGGCGCGAAGTCGCGTATTACAAGGAACATCGTGAGGATCGGGAGAAGTTGATCGCAGTTCGGTAA